A region of Salvelinus alpinus chromosome 6, SLU_Salpinus.1, whole genome shotgun sequence DNA encodes the following proteins:
- the LOC139578643 gene encoding glutamine synthetase-like, translating to MATSESASLSKTVKQQFMDLPQGDKVQAMYIWIDETGEGLRCKTRTLDSEPKTIDDLPEWNFGGFSTYQSEGSNSDMYLIPAAMFRDPFRKDPNKLVLCEVLKYNRKPTETNLRLMCKKIMEMVENQVPWFGMEQEYTILGTDGHPFGWPSNGFPGPQGPYYCGVGADKAYGRDVIEAHYRACLYAGVMICGTNAEVMPAQWEFQVGPCEGINMGDHLWAARFILHRVCEDFGVVASFDPKPIPGNWNGAGCHTNFSTKEMREDGGLRGIEDSIEKLGRRHRYHIRAYDPKGGLDNARRLTGHHETSNIHEFSAGVENRGASIRIPRSVGQDKKGYFEDRRPSANCDPYAVTEALIRTCLLSEEGEEPKEYSK from the exons ATGGCCACGTCAGAGAGTGCCAGTTTGAGTAAAACTGTGAAGCAGCAGTTTATGGACCTTCCTCAGGGAGACAAGGTCCAGGCCATGTACATCTGGATAGATGAGACTGGAGAGGGGCTCCGCTGCAAGACCAGAACTCTGGATTCTGAACCCAAGACCATTGATG atCTCCCAGAGTGGAACTTTGGTGGTTTCAGTACGTACCAGTCGGAGGGCTCCAACAGCGATATGTACCTTATCCCTGCTGCCATGTTCAGAGACCCCTTCAGGAAAGACCCCAACAAACTGGTCCTGTGTGAAGTGCTCAAATACAACCGCAAGCCTACAG AAACTAACCTCAGGCTGATGTGTAAGAAGATCATGGAGATGGTAGAGAACCAGGTCCCGTGGTTTGGCATGGAACAGGAGTACACCATCCTGGGAACAGACGGACATCCCTTTGGCTGGCCTTCCAATGGCTTCCCTGGTCCACAAG GGCCCTACTACTGTGGTGTGGGAGCAGACAAGGCGTATGGTAGAGACGTCATAGAAGCCCACTATAGAGCTTGTCTTTATGCTGGGGTTATGATCTGTGGCACCAACGCTGAAGTCATGCCAGCTCAG TGGGAGTTCCAGGTTGGGCCATGTGAAGGTATCAACATGGGTGACCACCTCTGGGCTGCTCGGTTCATCCTCCACCGGGTGTGTGAAGACTTTGGCGTGGTGGCCTCATTCGACCCCAAGCCCATCCCTGGGAATTGGAACGGCGCTGGCTGCCATACAAACTTCAGCACCAAGGAGATGAGAGAAGATGGTGGATTGAG GGGCATCGAAGATTCGATTGAGAAGTTGGGAAGGAGACACCGCTACCACATCCGTGCCTACGACCCCAAAGGGGGGCTGGACAACGCCCGGCGCTTGACCGGTCACCACGAAACGTCCAACATCCACGAGTTCTCAGCCGGCGTGGAAAACCGCGGCGCCAGCATCCGCATACCCCGCTCGGTGGGTCAGGACAAGAAGGGCTACTTCGAGGACCGCCGCCCATCTGCTAACTGCGACCCATATGCAGTCACGGAAGCTCTGATACGCACATGTTTGCTCAGTGAAGAGGGGGAGGAGCCTAAAGAATACAGTAAATGA